Proteins found in one Micropterus dolomieu isolate WLL.071019.BEF.003 ecotype Adirondacks linkage group LG10, ASM2129224v1, whole genome shotgun sequence genomic segment:
- the LOC123977712 gene encoding BTB/POZ domain-containing protein 6-B isoform X2 yields the protein MFYGDLAEGQSEIQIPDVEPAAFLILLKYMYSDEIQLEADTVLATLYAAKKYIVPALAKACVTFLETSLEARNACVLLSQSRLFEEPELTQRCWEVIDAQAELALRSEGFCEIDPPTLEIILQRESLNVQEVVIFHAALSWAAAECRRQGLAVTPGNQRAVLGKALFLVRIPTMTLQDFADGAAQSDVLTLKETRDIFLWFTASIKPRLDFPLVKRAGLAPQKCHRFQSSAYRSNQWRYRGRCDSIQFGVDRRIFIAGLGLYGSSGGKAEYSVKMELKRQGTVLAQNLTKFMSDGSSSTFPVWFEHPVQVEQDTFYTVSTVLDGNELSYFGQEGMTEVQCGKVTFQFQCSSDSTNGTGVQGGQIPELIFYC from the exons ATGTTTTATGGAGATCTGGCTGAGGGACAGTCTGAGATCCAGATCCCTGATGTGGAGCCGGCTGCATTCCTCATTCTGTTAAA GTACATGTACAGTGATGAGATCCAGTTGGAGGCTGACACGGTGCTCGCCACGCTCTATGCCGCTAAGAAGTACATCGTTCCAGCTCTGGCGAAGGCCTGCGTCACCTTCCTGGAGACGAGCCTGGAGGCGAGGAACGCCTGCGTCCTGTTGTCTCAGAGCCGGCTGTTCGAGGAGCCGGAGCTGACGCAGCGCTGCTGGGAGGTGATCGATGCCCAGGCTGAACTCGCTCTGCGGTCCGAAGGCTTCTGTGAGATTGATCCGCCCACGCTGGAGATCATCCTGCAGAGAGAATCCCTCAACGTCCAGGAGGTGGTCATCTTCCACGCGGCGTTGAGCTGGGCGGCGGCTGAGTGTCGCCGTCAGGGCCTGGCGGTAACCCCCGGGAACCAGCGGGCGGTACTGGGTAAGGCTCTGTTCCTGGTCCGGATCCCCACCATGACGCTGCAGGACTTTGCAGACGGGGCAGCGCAGTCGGACGTCCTGACGCTGAAAGAGACTCGTGACATTTTCCTGTGGTTCACGGCCTCCATCAAACCCAGACTGGACTTCCCTTTGGTGAAGCGGGCTGGGCTGGCGCCGCAGAAGTGCCACCGCTTCCAGTCCTCGGCCTACCGCAGCAACCAGTGGCGCTATAGGGGGCGTTGCGACAGCATCCAGTTCGGAGTGGACCGGAGGATCTTCATAGCTGGACTCGGCCTGTACGGGTCAAGCGGCGGAAAGGCCGAGTACAGCGTGAAGATGGAACTGAAGAGGCAGGGAACCGTTCTGGCCCAGAACCTCACGAAGTTTATGTCTGACGGATCGAGCAGCACATTCCCTGTGTGGTTTGAACACCCGGTCCAGGTGGAACAGGACACCTTCTACACGGTCAGCACAGTCCTGGACGGAAATGAGCTCAGTTACTTTGGTCAGGAGGGAATGACCGAGGTGCAGTGTGGGAAAGTGACCTTCCAGTTCCAGTGTTCATCAGACAGCACCAACGGGACCGGCGTGCAGGGGGGGCAGATCCCTGAACTGATCTTCTACTGCTGA